From the Clostridiales bacterium FE2011 genome, one window contains:
- a CDS encoding Vitamin B12 dependent methionine synthase activation subunit, translated as MKEGLRLAELGEIPFDEKEILRYAMLPSFAPAPEELPMKECLAAAKGAVQCRAVWCRYPLKRDGEELDLGFARTTSRGLKEHLEGCDEIILFACTAGAEMDRRIARAKLQSPAKGLLMHAIGAQQVEGGCDRLCRQLAEQFPDKQLTDRYSPGYGDLPLEMQRDVMTALDCGRTVGITLTDSLLMTPSKSVTAIIGMKERKPE; from the coding sequence ATGAAGGAAGGACTGCGGCTGGCCGAACTGGGGGAAATCCCCTTTGATGAAAAAGAAATCCTGCGTTACGCGATGCTGCCCTCCTTCGCGCCGGCTCCGGAAGAGCTGCCGATGAAGGAATGCCTGGCGGCGGCCAAAGGCGCGGTGCAGTGCCGGGCGGTCTGGTGCCGGTATCCCCTGAAGCGGGATGGGGAGGAACTGGACCTGGGCTTTGCCCGGACAACCTCCCGGGGGCTGAAAGAGCACCTGGAGGGCTGTGACGAGATAATCCTGTTTGCCTGCACGGCAGGCGCGGAAATGGACCGCCGGATTGCCCGGGCAAAGCTGCAGTCCCCGGCCAAGGGACTGCTGATGCACGCCATCGGGGCACAGCAGGTGGAAGGCGGCTGCGACCGGCTGTGCAGGCAGCTGGCAGAGCAGTTTCCGGACAAGCAGCTGACAGACCGGTATTCCCCGGGATACGGGGATTTGCCGCTGGAAATGCAGCGGGACGTAATGACTGCCCTGGACTGCGGGCGGACGGTGGGGATCACCCTGACGGACAGCCTGCTGATGACGCCGAGCAAGAGCGTGACGGCAATCATCGGAATGAAAGAGAGAAAGCCTGAATGA
- the metF gene encoding methylenetetrahydrofolate reductase [NAD(P)H] → MRILDTVRSTDLSLSFEVFPPKTDATFEEVLKATEEIAALKPSFISVTYGAGGKGGKYTLEIARTLQNTDGVETLAHLTCVGAGKEDISSYLQTLKAAGIRNIMALRGDLPEGMTPEDMKNSPYPHASDLIREIRKAGDFCIGAACYPEVHPESSVQAEDLRYLKEKVDAGADFLTTQMFFDNNLLYNFLYKLRETGVTVPVVPGIMPITKANQVKRALKLSGSFMPRRFTSLVDKFGSSPEAMQRAGIIYACDQIIDLYANGIRHVHVYTMNKPDVAAAIQSHLSGMLGRTF, encoded by the coding sequence ATGAGAATACTGGACACGGTCCGGAGTACGGATTTAAGTCTTTCTTTCGAGGTGTTTCCGCCGAAGACGGACGCGACCTTTGAGGAAGTGCTGAAGGCGACGGAGGAAATTGCGGCGCTGAAGCCCTCCTTTATCTCCGTGACCTACGGCGCGGGCGGCAAGGGCGGCAAATACACCCTGGAAATTGCCCGGACGCTGCAGAACACGGACGGGGTGGAAACCCTGGCCCACCTGACCTGCGTCGGCGCGGGAAAGGAAGACATCAGCTCCTACCTGCAGACCCTGAAGGCTGCCGGCATCCGGAACATCATGGCGCTGCGCGGCGACCTGCCGGAAGGCATGACGCCGGAGGACATGAAGAACAGTCCCTATCCCCATGCTTCCGACCTGATCCGGGAAATCCGGAAGGCCGGGGACTTCTGCATCGGCGCGGCCTGCTATCCGGAAGTGCATCCTGAAAGCAGCGTGCAGGCGGAGGATCTCCGCTACCTGAAGGAAAAGGTGGACGCGGGCGCAGACTTCCTGACCACCCAGATGTTCTTTGACAATAACCTTTTGTATAACTTCCTGTACAAGCTGCGGGAGACGGGCGTGACGGTGCCGGTGGTGCCGGGTATCATGCCGATTACCAAAGCCAACCAGGTGAAGCGTGCCCTGAAGCTGTCCGGCAGCTTTATGCCCCGGCGGTTTACCAGCCTGGTGGATAAATTCGGCTCTTCCCCCGAAGCCATGCAGCGGGCAGGCATCATCTATGCCTGTGACCAGATTATTGACCTGTATGCCAACGGCATCCGGCACGTGCATGTGTACACAATGAACAAGCCGGATGTGGCGGCGGCCATCCAGAGCCACCTGAGCGGCATGCTGGGGAGGACCTTCTGA